From a single Synergistota bacterium genomic region:
- the pstB gene encoding phosphate ABC transporter ATP-binding protein PstB, whose product MENEILKTENLKAYYGDQEVLRGITLSFPQNKVTAIMGPSGCGKTTFIRCLNRMHELSPNARVEGKVLLHGEDIYKMDPMLVRRKIGMVFQRPNPFPTMSIYDNVIAGYKLNGIKLPRSELDRIVEDSLKKAALWDEVKDHLYKLGTFLSGGQQQRLCIARALAMNPDVLLLDEPTSALDPIATSRIEELMIELKKSVTVILVTHNIAQAGRVSDYAAFLYLGELIEFGSTRIMFTTPKDKRTEEFLTGKFG is encoded by the coding sequence ATGGAAAACGAGATTTTAAAAACTGAGAATCTCAAGGCATATTATGGAGATCAAGAGGTTTTAAGAGGTATAACATTGTCTTTTCCTCAAAATAAAGTTACTGCTATAATGGGACCTTCTGGTTGTGGAAAAACAACCTTCATTAGATGTTTAAACCGTATGCACGAGCTTTCTCCAAATGCAAGAGTAGAAGGCAAGGTACTTTTGCATGGTGAAGATATATATAAGATGGATCCTATGCTTGTTAGAAGAAAAATAGGAATGGTTTTTCAACGGCCTAATCCCTTTCCTACTATGAGTATATATGATAATGTGATAGCTGGATATAAACTAAATGGTATTAAACTTCCTAGAAGCGAGTTGGATAGGATAGTTGAAGATTCTCTTAAAAAAGCGGCTTTATGGGATGAGGTAAAAGATCACCTTTATAAATTAGGAACTTTTCTTTCGGGAGGTCAGCAGCAGAGATTGTGTATAGCGAGGGCTTTAGCAATGAACCCCGATGTTCTTCTTTTAGATGAACCTACCTCCGCTCTCGATCCTATAGCTACATCGAGAATTGAGGAACTGATGATAGAGCTTAAAAAAAGCGTAACGGTTATTCTTGTTACTCACAATATAGCTCAGGCTGGAAGGGTTTCTGACTATGCTGCTTTTCTTTATCTTGGGGAGCTTATAGAGTTTGGCTCTACGAGAATTATGTTCACCACTCCTAAAGATAAGAGAACGGAGGAATTTCTTACAGGAAAGTTTGGTTAA
- the pstA gene encoding phosphate ABC transporter permease PstA, which yields MRKIEHDRLRFVKNKVFKITVIFLSLIAIIPLFLILFYIIQRGIEIISWNFVFELPKPPGEEGGGILNALLGTGILIVVASFISVPLGVLAGIYMAEQKESVVTRIARLCLEVLQSIPSIVIGIVVYLWVVKPMKGFSALAGGLSLAIIMLPLVVRSTEETIKLIPLPLKESALALGVPYYRAILKVILPASLSGILTGTLIGIARIAGETAPLLFTAFGSSYLTLSILKPISALSLLIFNYATSPYEEWHKIAWGASFLLVTLVLILSIIARVMTRKWKTRF from the coding sequence ATGCGTAAGATAGAACATGATAGACTGAGGTTTGTTAAAAATAAAGTTTTTAAAATTACTGTAATTTTCCTTTCACTAATAGCTATAATCCCTTTGTTTCTTATACTTTTTTATATAATACAAAGGGGAATAGAAATAATAAGTTGGAATTTTGTTTTTGAACTTCCAAAGCCTCCCGGAGAAGAAGGCGGTGGTATATTAAATGCGCTTTTAGGGACTGGGATATTAATAGTTGTAGCAAGCTTTATATCGGTTCCTTTGGGGGTTTTAGCTGGAATTTATATGGCTGAGCAAAAAGAAAGCGTAGTTACTAGGATAGCGAGACTTTGTTTAGAAGTGCTGCAGAGTATTCCATCTATAGTTATTGGTATAGTGGTTTACTTATGGGTAGTTAAGCCTATGAAAGGCTTTTCTGCCTTGGCTGGGGGGTTATCCTTAGCTATTATAATGCTGCCATTAGTGGTGAGGTCTACAGAAGAAACTATTAAATTAATACCTCTACCTTTGAAAGAGTCTGCTTTAGCTTTAGGTGTCCCTTACTATAGGGCAATTTTAAAAGTAATTTTGCCTGCAAGTTTGAGCGGTATTTTAACGGGAACGTTAATAGGCATTGCTAGAATTGCGGGTGAGACGGCTCCCCTTCTTTTTACTGCTTTTGGTAGTTCATATTTGACCTTGAGTATTTTAAAGCCTATTAGCGCTCTATCTTTGTTGATATTTAACTATGCTACAAGTCCTTATGAAGAGTGGCATAAAATAGCATGGGGGGCTTCGTTTCTTTTAGTCACCTTGGTTTTAATTTTAAGTATAATAGCGAGGGTGATGACGAGAAAATGGAAAACGAGATTTTAA
- the pstC gene encoding phosphate ABC transporter permease subunit PstC, translated as MKDRLFNIMVFMGACITIILLIAAFLTLLINFIPSLKAFGLKFFFGKEWDPIKLNFGALPFFIGTTLTSFLALIISVPISISISILLGEYLKEGFIASIFKNLVELLAGIPSVIYGFWGLFVLVPFVRKIEVFLNVPPVGVGIFTASIVLAVMIIPYSASIGREVIELVPTDIKEAAYSLGATKYEVIRFVILPYARSGIFAGILLSLGRAIGETMAVTMLIGNSNEIPSSIFSPGNTMASLIANEFAEATEILHLSSLVGIGFFLLIITTVISLVGRYIIKKISVTERRYA; from the coding sequence TTGAAGGATCGGCTATTTAACATAATGGTTTTTATGGGAGCGTGTATTACTATAATTTTGCTTATAGCGGCCTTTTTAACGCTGTTAATTAATTTTATTCCCTCTCTTAAAGCATTTGGCCTGAAGTTCTTCTTTGGTAAGGAGTGGGATCCGATAAAGCTTAACTTTGGAGCTCTTCCGTTTTTTATCGGAACTACTTTAACATCCTTTTTGGCCCTTATTATATCTGTTCCTATTTCCATTTCCATTTCTATTCTTTTGGGAGAATACCTTAAGGAAGGATTTATAGCTTCGATATTTAAAAATCTAGTAGAACTTCTAGCGGGTATTCCATCCGTGATTTATGGATTTTGGGGATTATTTGTTCTTGTTCCCTTTGTTAGAAAAATTGAAGTATTTTTAAATGTTCCACCAGTAGGAGTAGGAATTTTTACTGCTTCGATAGTCTTAGCTGTTATGATAATTCCCTACTCTGCTTCTATTGGTAGGGAAGTAATAGAGCTTGTTCCTACAGATATAAAGGAAGCTGCCTACTCACTTGGGGCTACTAAATACGAGGTTATAAGATTTGTTATTCTACCTTATGCGAGATCAGGAATATTTGCTGGGATTTTGCTTTCCCTTGGAAGAGCGATAGGGGAAACTATGGCTGTAACGATGCTGATAGGTAATTCAAACGAGATTCCTTCAAGCATTTTTTCTCCAGGAAATACTATGGCAAGTCTTATAGCTAATGAGTTTGCTGAGGCTACAGAAATACTTCATTTATCTTCTTTAGTGGGGATAGGTTTCTTTCTTCTTATAATAACTACTGTTATAAGCTTGGTTGGAAGATATATAATTAAAAAGATAAGCGTGACGGAGAGAAGGTATGCGTAA
- a CDS encoding MTH938/NDUFAF3 family protein, which yields MTPPKIEKYKFGTIVIDGIEYKSDVVVTPEGVFSDWWRIEGHKLHFEDIEEFLSKSVIDVLIVGTGASGIMKVTEDLLKELKARGIEVIALPSQEACEIYNKLKDRKRVMGVFHLTC from the coding sequence ATGACTCCTCCAAAAATAGAGAAATATAAGTTTGGAACGATAGTAATCGATGGAATCGAATATAAAAGCGATGTAGTTGTAACCCCAGAAGGTGTTTTTTCTGATTGGTGGAGAATTGAGGGACATAAACTTCACTTTGAAGACATAGAAGAATTCTTGTCAAAGTCGGTTATAGATGTCCTTATCGTTGGTACAGGAGCAAGTGGAATAATGAAAGTAACCGAAGACCTTCTAAAGGAACTTAAAGCAAGAGGAATAGAAGTAATAGCCTTACCATCACAAGAAGCTTGTGAAATTTATAATAAACTCAAAGACAGAAAGAGAGTAATGGGGGTGTTTCACTTAACATGTTAG
- the purH gene encoding bifunctional phosphoribosylaminoimidazolecarboxamide formyltransferase/IMP cyclohydrolase — MLEGIKRALFALSDKSDSESFVKFLLERNIEVYATEGTASYLEKNGLKVKRLSLLTGFSDKCGGRVKTLNEEIFSRILCRPGDPEFKEKFDMVVVDLYPFKNFKSIENIDIGGVSLLRAAAKNYEHVIVICDKRDYKNIMKTLSEKENLSFEERKFLAFKAFRKTMIYDFEISLWLSPESGVMPLRYGENPHQKGFFYSLSDGMPFHYQGDKPLSFNNILDAYRAWLLVNEFREPACAIIKHASPCGVAISKNPEETFIKAFECDPTSAYGGIVAFNFPITTDILKLMENKFFDLIVIPELPSFDLKKRFLVPKSWDLELDLKLAFSGILIQNPDKEFFLPNGISKDATFAFKVAKHLYSNAIVIAKDCTTVGLCGGQPSRIYAVKIALERARDKAKGGVLASDGFFPFPDSIEEAHRYEIKTIIAPKGSKKDEEVKKRADELGIELIFVEERHFRH, encoded by the coding sequence ATGTTAGAAGGTATTAAAAGAGCACTTTTTGCCCTTAGCGACAAAAGTGATTCTGAAAGTTTTGTCAAGTTCTTGCTTGAGAGAAACATAGAAGTTTATGCAACGGAAGGAACAGCCTCATATCTTGAAAAAAATGGCTTAAAAGTTAAAAGACTTTCCCTTCTCACGGGCTTTTCAGACAAATGCGGAGGCAGAGTCAAAACTTTAAACGAGGAGATCTTCTCAAGAATCCTTTGCAGACCAGGAGACCCAGAATTCAAGGAAAAATTCGACATGGTAGTTGTTGATCTCTATCCTTTCAAAAACTTTAAAAGTATAGAAAACATAGATATAGGAGGAGTTTCTTTACTTAGGGCAGCTGCTAAAAACTATGAGCACGTGATAGTAATATGCGACAAGAGAGATTATAAAAACATTATGAAAACTCTTAGCGAAAAAGAAAACCTGTCATTTGAAGAAAGAAAATTCCTTGCCTTTAAGGCTTTTAGAAAAACAATGATCTATGACTTTGAAATTTCCTTATGGCTTTCTCCAGAAAGCGGGGTAATGCCTTTGAGATACGGAGAAAATCCACATCAAAAGGGATTTTTTTACTCTCTATCTGATGGAATGCCTTTTCACTATCAAGGGGATAAGCCCCTATCCTTTAATAACATTCTTGACGCTTACCGAGCTTGGCTCCTTGTAAATGAGTTTAGAGAGCCAGCATGTGCAATAATAAAACATGCCTCTCCTTGCGGAGTCGCTATATCTAAAAACCCTGAAGAAACTTTTATAAAAGCTTTCGAGTGCGACCCGACATCAGCATATGGAGGCATAGTTGCATTTAATTTCCCAATCACTACTGATATTTTGAAACTCATGGAAAACAAGTTTTTTGATCTTATAGTTATACCTGAGTTACCTTCTTTCGATTTGAAAAAGAGATTCTTAGTACCAAAAAGTTGGGACTTAGAATTAGACCTAAAATTAGCCTTTTCAGGAATATTGATCCAGAACCCCGATAAAGAATTTTTCTTACCCAATGGAATAAGTAAAGATGCCACCTTTGCATTTAAAGTTGCCAAGCATCTTTATTCCAACGCCATAGTAATTGCCAAGGACTGCACGACAGTAGGCTTATGTGGAGGACAACCTAGTAGGATATACGCAGTAAAAATAGCTCTCGAAAGAGCTAGAGATAAAGCAAAAGGGGGAGTTTTAGCCAGTGATGGCTTCTTTCCATTTCCAGACAGCATAGAGGAAGCACATCGCTATGAAATAAAAACTATTATCGCTCCAAAGGGTTCTAAAAAAGATGAGGAGGTTAAGAAGAGAGCAGACGAGTTAGGAATAGAGCTTATTTTCGTCGAAGAAAGACATTTCAGACATTAA
- a CDS encoding formate--tetrahydrofolate ligase → MISDIEIARSVKLQKITKIASNLKIPEDKLIPYGWYKAKVDWRYLRELNNREDGKLIMVTAITPTPAGEGKTTTTIGLAQALAKLNKKAMLCIREPSLGPCFGIKGGAAGGGMSQVLPMEEINLHFTGDIHAVGAAHNLLSAIIDNHIYQENSLNIDPRRVKWGRVIDMNDRALRKIIIGLGGPAHGIPRESRFDITAASEVMAILCLSKDMDELKERLGNIVVAQTYDRKFIKAKDLRAQGAMAALLKDALSPNLVQTIEGVPAFVHGGPFANIAHGTNSIIATKMALKLCDYTVVETGFATDLGAEKFFNIVCRTGGFKPDAVVIVTTIRALKMHGGKAKEELNKEDLEALEKGCENLKKHIENIKLHGLPVVVALNKFIYDTSAEIKLVRELVLSEGARFATSEVWERGGEGGIELALEVLKAIEEDPNNFKYLYELNLPIKEKIERIAKFMYGADGVEYDRKAEEEISELERAGYKDLPLCMAKTQLSLSDDPNLKGRPSGFKIKVRDVLLLAGAGFIVPIAGDIMTMPGLPKKPAAELVDIDSEGNISGLF, encoded by the coding sequence ATGATCAGCGATATCGAAATAGCTCGGAGCGTCAAACTACAAAAGATTACTAAAATAGCCTCAAACCTTAAGATACCTGAAGATAAACTTATACCTTATGGATGGTACAAAGCTAAAGTGGATTGGCGTTATCTTAGAGAGCTTAATAACCGAGAGGATGGCAAATTAATAATGGTCACTGCCATAACACCTACTCCTGCAGGTGAAGGGAAAACAACCACAACTATAGGATTAGCCCAGGCTTTGGCTAAACTTAATAAAAAGGCAATGCTATGTATTAGAGAACCTTCTTTAGGACCCTGTTTTGGTATTAAAGGTGGAGCAGCAGGTGGAGGAATGTCCCAGGTCCTCCCGATGGAAGAAATAAATCTCCACTTCACAGGTGATATTCATGCTGTTGGAGCTGCTCATAACCTTCTCTCCGCAATAATAGACAATCACATATATCAGGAAAATTCTCTTAATATTGACCCCCGAAGAGTAAAATGGGGTAGAGTTATAGATATGAATGACAGAGCTCTTCGTAAAATAATAATAGGCCTTGGAGGCCCTGCCCATGGCATTCCTCGCGAAAGCCGATTTGATATAACAGCAGCATCAGAGGTTATGGCTATACTCTGCTTGTCTAAAGATATGGACGAGCTCAAAGAGAGACTAGGAAACATAGTAGTCGCTCAAACCTACGATAGAAAATTTATTAAGGCTAAAGATTTAAGAGCCCAAGGAGCTATGGCCGCCCTTCTAAAGGATGCTTTGAGTCCAAACCTGGTTCAAACTATAGAAGGGGTACCTGCTTTCGTTCATGGCGGACCATTTGCAAATATCGCTCACGGAACAAACAGTATTATAGCCACGAAAATGGCTTTAAAGTTATGCGATTATACAGTTGTTGAAACGGGATTTGCAACTGATCTAGGAGCTGAAAAGTTCTTTAACATAGTTTGCAGGACAGGTGGTTTTAAGCCAGATGCAGTAGTGATCGTAACTACAATCAGAGCTTTAAAAATGCACGGGGGAAAGGCTAAAGAAGAACTTAATAAAGAAGATCTTGAAGCATTAGAAAAGGGATGTGAAAACCTTAAAAAGCATATAGAAAATATAAAGCTTCATGGTCTTCCGGTAGTTGTTGCTCTGAATAAATTCATTTATGATACTTCAGCAGAGATAAAGCTTGTTAGAGAACTGGTCCTATCAGAGGGAGCAAGATTTGCTACCTCTGAAGTATGGGAAAGGGGAGGAGAGGGGGGAATAGAACTAGCTCTGGAAGTTCTCAAAGCAATAGAAGAAGATCCTAACAACTTTAAATACCTATATGAGTTAAACCTACCTATTAAGGAAAAAATTGAAAGGATAGCTAAGTTTATGTATGGAGCAGATGGCGTTGAATACGATAGAAAAGCTGAAGAAGAAATAAGTGAATTAGAAAGGGCAGGCTATAAAGATCTTCCATTGTGTATGGCTAAAACGCAGCTTTCATTATCGGACGACCCTAACTTAAAGGGCAGACCTAGTGGCTTCAAGATAAAGGTTAGAGATGTTCTTCTTTTAGCAG